One window of the Hoplias malabaricus isolate fHopMal1 chromosome Y, fHopMal1.hap1, whole genome shotgun sequence genome contains the following:
- the LOC136678973 gene encoding DNA replication factor Cdt1-like encodes MAQARVTDYFSHSKRASGARKGRKGIAAEGPGPGEKNAGTRRRGARVAECQIPAGVPQLQNDSVQEEFLRVIAEAVGSEAASDRPEPRSESAEDVGEQVTPRTPKRRSTESEFDLSGAVFPSAAEQHSTAKKRFRASVKEQSTYVTTANQPRTRTARKKLQLTTVEQDPDAASAKTDPPAPSQSVVKESKPVVNPSKNSSPLKQAGGHSSPKQATRSKKTFSREDVAALKSRLQKLKGLSESVTSPSPAPVSDLAELKARLDSARELSAKVQQRKAERVAEEEKKSKEEERSEESTQSQNRAEEGEKLSAYQRYHTLAQDVPPGLTLPFKYKVLAEMFRSMDTIVGMLFNRSETVTFAKVKQGVQDMMHKRFEETHVGQIKAVYPSAYTFRQEKNIPNFSATAKKSAYQLTVEPVVADETNGARPVLSATRLLERRRIFHQSLVEIVKGHHKVFLASLTPTVVIPGDKLTRWHPRFRVDEVPNIQASDLPQPPQTEKLTTAQEVLDKARALMTPKMEKALANMALKTAEAACAKEPEPPTKPDLTATPTPTQTPSALKGVSQSLLERIRAKEAQKLQAAMTRNPEQEERLVMMGRLPELSRILRNVFVAEKKPALIMEIACNRMIASYRSALSSGEMEKHLRLLVELVPDWLTIHPIRKDFYLKLNKSANMNLVLEKLSQKIKEEERH; translated from the exons ATGGCTCAGGCTCGCGTTACGGATTATTTTTCTCACAGTAAAAGAGCTTCCGGAGCGCGTAAGGGGCGTAAAGGTATAGCAGCCGAGGGACCAGGACCGGGGGAGAAGAACGCGGGCACGAGGAGAAGGGGAGCCCGGGTAGCCGAATGTCAGATTCCCGCTGGAGTTCCGCAACTGCAAAACGATAGTGTGCAGGAGGAGTTTTTGAGGGTGATCGCCGAGGCTGTGGGCTCAGAGGCCGCTTCTGATCGCCCTGAGCCTCGCAGCGAGAGCGCCGAGGACGTCGGGGAACAG GTGACCCCTCGCACCCCAAAGAGGAGGTCCACGGAGTCCGAGTTTGACCTGAGTGGAGCGGTGTTCCCCTCAGCCGCGGAGCAGCACAGCACGGCCAAAAAACGCTTCAGAGCCTCGGTCAAGGAGCAGAGCACCTACGTCACAACAGCGAACCAACCTCGGACAAGAACGGCCAGGAAGAAGCTCCAGCTCACCACAGTCGAACAG GACCCAGACGCTGCCTCTGCCAAAACTGACCCTCCAGCTCCTTCACAATCTGTGGTTAAAGAGTCCAAGCCTGTGGTCAATCCTAGCAAAAATAGCTCCCCTTTAAAACAGGCCGGTGGCCACAGCAGCCCCAAACAAGCCACCAGGAGCAAG AAAACCTTCTCCAGGGAGGACGTGGCAGCACTGAAATCTCGCCTGCAGAAGCTGAAGGGTCTGTCGGAGAGTGTGACCTCACCCTCTCCGGCTCCTGTGTCTGACCTCGCAGAGCTTAAAGCTCGACTCGACAGCGCCAGAGAACTCTCAGCCAAAGTCCAGCAGAGAAAAGCTGAGAGAGTCGcggaggaggagaaaaagagcAAGGAGGAGGAACGGAGCGAAGAAAGTACACAGAGCCAGAACAGAGCTGAGGAAGG AGAGAAGCTTTCTGCTTACCAGCGCTACCACACTCTAGCTCAGGACGTCCCTCCCGGCCTCACGCTGCCCTTCAAGTACAAGGTATTGGCCGAGATGTTCCGCAGCATGGACACCATCGTGGGCATGCTCTTCAACCGCTCAGAGACGGTGACCTTCGCCAAAGTCAAACAAGGCGTCCAGGACATGATGCACAA GCGTTTTGAGGAGACTCATGTAGGACAGATTAAGGCCGTTTACCCCTCTGCCTACACCTTCCGCCAGGAGAAAAACATCCCGAACTTTAGTGCCACAGCAAAGAAATCTGCCTACCAGCTCACCGTGGAGCCAGTCGTCGCAGACG AAACAAACGGAGCTCGACCCGTCCTGTCTGCCACTCGTCTGCTGGAGCGAAGACGCATTTTCCACCAAAGTCTAGTGGAAATTGTAAAGGGACACCATAAG GTTTTCCTAGCCTCTCTGACCCCCACTGTGGTCATCCCAGGTGATAAGCTTACCCGCTGGCACCCCAGATTCAGAGTGGACGAAGTTCCCAACATCCAGGCCAGCGACTTACCTCAGCCTCCGCAAACAGAGAAACTTACCACGGCTCAAGAAGTTCTGGACAAAGCTCGCGCACTCATGACCCCTAAG ATGGAGAAGGCTTTGGCGAATATGGCTTTGAAAACAGCAGAGGCAGCATGTGCAAAAGAGCCGGAACCCCCAACCAAACCTGACCTGACCGCTACACCCACTCCTACACAAACCCCCAGCGCCCTCAAAGGAGTGTCACAGTCGCTGCTGGAGAGG ATTCGTGCTAAAGAGGCTCAGAAGTTGCAGGCGGCGATGACGAGGAACCCCGAGCAGGAAGAGCGCCTGGTGATGATGGGACGGCTGCCGGAGTTGTCCCGCATCCTCAGGAACGTGTTTGTGGCTGAAAAGAAGCCGGCATTGATCATGGAGATCGCCTGCAATCGCATGATCGCCAGTTATCGCTCCGCTCTCAGCTCAG gagaaatggagaaacatCTGCGTTTGCTGGTGGAGCTGGTGCCCGATTGGCTCACGATTCACCCAATCAGAAAAGACTTCTACCTGAAGCTGAACAAGAGCGCCAACATGAACCTGGTCCTGGAGAAGCTGAGTCAGAAGATTAAAGAGGAGGAACGACACTGA
- the LOC136678849 gene encoding adenine phosphoribosyltransferase-like encodes MAGSSSSEKLDLVVQNIRQFHDFPSKGILFRDVCPILKEPKALTAAIDLFEEHVRQNYPQVELVVGLDARGFLFGPLLAQRLGVGFVLVRKKGKLPGPTVSVAYSLEYGKAEAEIQEDAVGPGQKIVLIDDLLATGGTLWAACELMKKQQAEVLGCLVVVEIKELNGAERLKPYSVFSLVQS; translated from the exons ATGGCTGGCAGCTCAAGTTCAGAGAAGCTGGACCTCGTTGTCCAAAACATAAGGCAATTCCACGATTTTCCATCCAAAGGAATATTATTCAG GGATGTCTGCCCCATTCTGAAGGAACCCAAAGCTCTGACTGCGGCTATTGACCTGTTTGAGGAACACGTCCGGCAAAATTACCCTCAGGTGGAGCTTGTAGTGG GTTTGGATGCCAGGGGGTTTCTTTTTGGGCCTCTTTTGGCTCAGAGGTTGGGAGTAGGTTTTGTTCTGGTCCGAAAGAAGGGGAAGCTCCCTGGACCCACTGTGTCCGTAGCGTACAGTCTGGAGTACGGGAAG gCTGAAGCAGAGATTCAGGAGGACGCTGTTGGCCCAGGACAGAAGATTGTCCTCATTGATGACCTTCTGGCCACTGGGG GAACGCTGTGGGCAGCGTGTGAGCTGATGAAGAAACAGCAGGCGGAAGTTTTGGGCTGTTTGGTGGTGGTCGAAATAAAGGAACTCAACGGAGCAGAAAGACTGAAGCCAtactctgtgttctctctggtcCAATCCTGA